The Oncorhynchus tshawytscha isolate Ot180627B linkage group LG08, Otsh_v2.0, whole genome shotgun sequence genome window below encodes:
- the LOC121847012 gene encoding golgin subfamily A member 6-like protein 22, which produces MKFLTEKEGEEAWKDFFDSHLQEKLFEERRWTEKKLSNRKREVESWIVEIQQEWRLREKAQRNMVFKLLIMDLPQRRRVIENLRETDDPASDQVAREMDGEERRTENTGVKKRSDEEGDGRRGKGVEEMNEGSEAEQIRKERKSLRMFQSKLENLGPNMEVQSKLENLGPNMEVQSKAQNQGLNMEVQSKAQNQGLNMEVQSKAQNQGLNMEVQSRAQNQKADEDKTQNDIRREEEKRQIEEGDKKDEILSVSERLKDNREMSEDRVSLKETDKERRSEKAVRVEKKEASEEREIKLERKREIEAKRVIEEEKKKSEDEQSGKKTQETKQEKQTSTETELSDWDVDSEEEEIVAANLKMNKRQKSEVVKKKSEDEQSGKKTKETKQEKQTSTETELSDWDVDSEEEEIVSAKLKKKKQKELEERQKEEKRVRMEEKKKEEERLRNREEDKKKEEEKKLLEQVSLTVLQESWKKAKAEDRKRSEATKMDAEQQHQWAVFFSDLREEEEEEQQQQQLKELRENRRKEYVVQGGFPVNRTTHTSPGNESAISPSMVQHYNLERIRGSMPNFSIRLRK; this is translated from the exons ATGAAGTTCCTGactgagaaggagggggaggaggcgtGGAAGGACTTCTTTGACTCACATCTCCAGGAGAAGCTctttgaggagaggagatggacggAGAAGAAGCTCAGTAAccggaagagggaggtggagagctGGATCGTTGAGATACAACAGGAGtggagactgagggagaaggcTCAGAGGAACATG GTGTTCAAGCTGCTGATTATGGACCTTCCTCAGAGGAGGAGAGTCATTGAGAACCTCAGAGAGACGGACGACCCCGCCAGCGATCAGGTGGCGAGAGAGATGGACGGAGAGGAGCGGAGGACGGAAAACACCGGGGTGAAAAAGAGGAGTGAcgaggagggagatggaaggagaggaaaaggggTGGAGGAGATGAATGAGGG GTCCGAGGCTGAACAAATCAGGAAGGAGAGAAAGTCACTAAGGATGTTCCAGAGCAAGCTAGAGAACCTGGGACCAAATATGGAAGTCCAGAGCAAGCTAGAGAACCTGGGACCAAATATGGAAGTCCAGAGCAAGGCTCAGAACCAGGGACTAAATATGGAAGTCCAGAGCAAGGCTCAGAACCAGGGACTAAATATGGAAGTCCAGAGCAAGGCTCAGAACCAGGGACTAAATATGGAAGTCCAGAGCAGGGCTCAGAACCAG AAAGCAGATGAGGATAAAACACAGAATGACATTCgaagagaggaagaaaagagGCAAATCGAGGAGGGGGACAAGAAGGACGAGATactgagtgtgagtgagaggttga AAGACAACAGAGAGATGTCTGAGGACAGAGTCAGCCTGAAAGAGACGGACAAGGAAAGGAGGAGTGAGAAGGCTGTGAGAGTGGAGAAAAAGGAGGCGTCTGAGGAGAGGGAAATAAAgttggagaggaagagggaaataGAGGCTAAGCGGgtgatagaggaggagaagaagaagtctGAGGATGAACAGAGTGGGAAAAAGACACaagagacaaagcaagaaaaGCAGACTTCAACAGAGACAGAACTGAGTGACTGGGATGTGGACAGTGAGGAGGAAGAGATTGTGGCGGCGAACTTGAAGATGAATAAGAGACAGAAGAGCGAGGTGGTGAAGAAGAAGTCTGAGGATGAACAGAGTGGGAAAAAGACaaaagagacaaagcaagaaaaGCAGACTTCAACAGAGACAGAACTGAGTGACTGGGATGTGGACAGTGAGGAGGAAGAGATTGTGTCGGCGAAAttgaagaagaagaaacagaaaGAGCTGGAagagaggcagaaggaggagAAAAGGGTGAgaatggaggagaagaagaaggaagaagagCGCCTGAGGAATAGGGAGGAGGacaagaagaaagaggaggagaagaagctaCTAGAGCAG GTGAGCCTGACAGTCCTGCAGGAATCCTGGAAGAAGGCTAAAGCGGAGGACAGGAAGAGATCTGAGGCAACCAAAATGGACGCAGAACAGCAGCACCAGTGGGCTGTTTTTTTCAGTGacttgagggaggaggaggaggaggagcaacagcaacagcaactAAAGGAGTTGAGGGAGAACAGGAGGAAGGAGTATGTTGTTCAGGGGGGCTTCCCTGTCAACAGGACAACACACACGTCCCCAGGAAATGAGTCAGCAATATCG